From a region of the Ruminococcaceae bacterium KH2T8 genome:
- a CDS encoding tRNA-specific 2-thiouridylase yields MKRVIVGMSGGVDSAVAAFLLKEKGYDVIGVTLRTWVGEDGEESRCCEIDDARRTAWELGIRYYPYNCLGLFKEKVIEPFAQDYIHGLTPNPCIECNRYVKWGKMLYIADVFEADYIATGHYAHIVRKSNGRYTLRTADHISKDQTYMLYKLTQDQLSRTLMPLGGYSKEQVRKIADDIGLTVAAKHDSQELCFVTEGSHADYIDSMGLPDIPGEGAFTDLEGNRLGTHKGIHHYTIGQRKRLGIALGTPKFVTMLNEKTNEVILGDEADLMSTTVSCGDINLMSIPELKIGEKIRCSVKIRYAHKAAPAVISRSENGTIEIEFDRPVRAASPGQSAVFYDDDGCVIGGGRITVRTSYHYG; encoded by the coding sequence ATGAAAAGAGTAATAGTCGGAATGTCGGGCGGCGTTGACAGCGCCGTCGCGGCATTTCTTTTAAAGGAAAAAGGATACGATGTCATAGGTGTCACGTTAAGAACCTGGGTCGGCGAAGACGGCGAGGAGAGCAGATGCTGCGAGATAGATGACGCCAGACGTACCGCATGGGAGCTCGGGATCAGGTATTATCCCTATAACTGCCTCGGGCTCTTTAAGGAAAAGGTGATAGAGCCTTTCGCACAGGATTATATCCACGGTCTGACTCCTAATCCCTGTATAGAATGTAACCGCTACGTTAAGTGGGGGAAGATGCTCTATATCGCGGATGTCTTTGAGGCAGACTATATTGCTACGGGACATTATGCTCATATAGTACGAAAGAGCAACGGAAGATATACGTTAAGGACAGCCGATCATATCAGCAAGGATCAGACCTATATGCTCTATAAGCTCACGCAGGATCAGCTGTCGAGAACTCTTATGCCGCTTGGCGGATACAGCAAGGAGCAGGTCAGGAAGATCGCTGATGATATCGGTCTGACCGTTGCGGCTAAACACGATTCACAGGAACTCTGCTTCGTGACAGAGGGTAGCCACGCAGACTATATCGATTCCATGGGATTGCCTGATATCCCCGGTGAGGGAGCCTTTACGGACCTTGAAGGGAACAGGCTCGGCACCCATAAGGGGATCCACCACTATACGATCGGCCAGCGAAAGAGATTAGGCATAGCCCTTGGTACACCGAAGTTTGTAACAATGTTAAACGAAAAGACCAATGAAGTTATCCTGGGTGACGAGGCTGATCTCATGAGTACGACCGTCTCCTGCGGTGACATAAACCTCATGAGCATCCCTGAATTGAAAATCGGTGAGAAGATAAGATGTTCGGTCAAGATCAGATATGCTCACAAGGCGGCTCCTGCGGTCATAAGCAGATCAGAAAACGGCACGATCGAGATCGAGTTCGACCGACCGGTTCGTGCAGCATCCCCAGGCCAGTCCGCAGTTTTTTATGATGATGACGGATGTGTTATCGGCGGTGGCAGGATCACGGTGCGCACGAGTTATCACTATGGCTGA
- a CDS encoding putative MFS transporter, AGZA family, xanthine/uracil permease, whose amino-acid sequence MEKLFQLKQNGTTVRTEVLAGLTTFMTMAYIIALNPNLLTNFGAEGQDLWNGVFLATCIASAIGSLCMAFLANKPFVMAPGMGLNSFFALVTANIAMMTGMSYLDSFRSALVIIFIEGIVFILLSIFNVREKIVQAIPLGVRLGIGPAIGLMLMNIGFGSNAGVFVFNDDGSSNQFFAMRDFFGSLTASSAKDTMGTGYGMMVLTVVTMFVGLFTIVALNHRKVKGSVLYGMLVASIVYWAGEAIFFATNPFESLKTASFVPPFADLGKTTLFKLDFAGFANIGWFTIITLVITFCIIDMFDTIGTLVGTASRANMLDKDGSMPKMKEALISDAVGTVTGSLTGTSTVTTFVESASGVEAGGRTGLTALVAAVLFLLCTFIAPLAAIIPAAATSSALIYVGILMLGNLKEIDFSDISQVLPVSIMLLAMPISGSIGHGIGLALISFTFVKVLTGKAKEVSPLTYVLSAIFLIKFFLAL is encoded by the coding sequence ATGGAAAAACTGTTTCAATTGAAGCAAAACGGAACCACTGTCCGGACCGAAGTCCTGGCCGGACTTACCACATTCATGACGATGGCATATATCATCGCATTGAATCCCAATCTTCTTACTAATTTCGGAGCTGAAGGACAGGACCTGTGGAACGGCGTATTCCTTGCAACATGTATCGCATCCGCGATCGGTTCATTGTGTATGGCTTTCCTCGCTAACAAGCCTTTCGTTATGGCTCCCGGTATGGGTCTTAACAGCTTCTTTGCACTCGTAACCGCAAACATCGCAATGATGACGGGAATGTCTTATCTTGATTCTTTCAGAAGCGCTCTCGTTATCATCTTTATCGAAGGTATCGTATTCATCCTTCTTTCTATCTTTAACGTCAGAGAGAAGATCGTTCAGGCTATCCCTCTCGGCGTCCGTCTCGGTATAGGTCCCGCTATCGGTCTTATGCTCATGAATATCGGATTCGGCTCCAACGCAGGTGTATTCGTATTCAACGATGACGGTTCTTCAAATCAGTTCTTCGCAATGCGCGACTTCTTCGGTTCTCTTACTGCATCCTCCGCTAAGGATACAATGGGAACAGGCTACGGCATGATGGTACTTACCGTAGTTACAATGTTCGTAGGTCTCTTTACTATCGTTGCTCTCAACCACAGAAAGGTTAAGGGTTCCGTTCTTTACGGTATGCTCGTTGCTTCCATCGTCTACTGGGCAGGCGAAGCGATCTTCTTTGCAACTAATCCTTTCGAAAGCCTTAAGACGGCATCTTTCGTACCTCCCTTCGCAGACCTCGGAAAGACAACACTCTTTAAGCTCGACTTTGCAGGATTTGCAAATATCGGATGGTTCACGATCATCACTCTCGTTATCACATTCTGCATCATCGATATGTTCGATACTATCGGTACTCTCGTAGGTACTGCTTCCAGAGCTAACATGCTCGACAAGGACGGCTCAATGCCCAAGATGAAGGAAGCTCTTATCTCCGATGCTGTAGGTACGGTAACCGGATCTCTTACAGGTACATCTACCGTTACTACATTCGTAGAGTCCGCTTCGGGTGTTGAGGCAGGCGGAAGAACAGGTCTTACTGCACTCGTTGCAGCAGTCCTTTTCCTTCTTTGCACATTCATCGCTCCGCTTGCAGCTATCATCCCTGCAGCAGCTACATCTTCTGCACTTATCTATGTAGGTATCCTGATGCTCGGTAACCTTAAGGAGATCGACTTCTCTGATATCTCTCAGGTCCTTCCCGTAAGCATCATGCTCCTCGCAATGCCTATCTCGGGTTCCATCGGACACGGTATCGGACTTGCACTTATAAGCTTTACTTTCGTAAAGGTATTAACAGGCAAGGCAAAGGAAGTATCACCTCTGACATATGTCCTCTCGGCGATATTCCTTATCAAGTTCTTCCTGGCACTCTGA
- a CDS encoding Lysophospholipase L1 — protein sequence MRTLLTFGDSNTWGLIPGTSPLKRFPWESRWTGILQSMTDEVRIIEEGLCGRTTVFEDALRPGRRGVASLPGILESHSPLDGVVLMLGTNDCKSLYGASAHTIGKGIELCLDEIVKFVDPSKILLVSPIHLGEDVWHQDKDPEFDTRSVEVSRGLKDVYQKIAAKRGTHFLAASDIVTASSTDDEHLDEAGHAMFAEAIYQKLTKAEIF from the coding sequence ATGAGAACTCTGCTTACGTTCGGTGATTCAAATACCTGGGGGCTGATCCCCGGAACATCTCCTCTCAAGAGATTTCCATGGGAGAGCCGTTGGACAGGTATCCTTCAGAGCATGACCGATGAAGTTCGCATCATCGAAGAAGGTCTTTGCGGAAGGACGACGGTCTTTGAGGATGCATTAAGACCGGGAAGGCGTGGAGTAGCCTCTCTTCCCGGTATCCTCGAAAGCCATTCGCCGCTCGACGGAGTAGTGCTGATGCTCGGTACCAATGACTGTAAGTCGCTTTACGGAGCTTCGGCACACACCATAGGCAAGGGCATAGAGCTCTGCCTGGACGAGATAGTTAAGTTCGTAGATCCTTCAAAGATACTTCTTGTATCTCCGATACACTTAGGTGAAGACGTTTGGCATCAGGATAAGGATCCCGAATTCGATACAAGGTCGGTGGAAGTCAGCAGAGGACTTAAAGATGTATATCAGAAGATAGCCGCCAAAAGAGGAACGCATTTCCTGGCGGCGTCGGACATCGTAACGGCAAGCTCGACAGACGATGAACATCTGGATGAAGCAGGGCACGCGATGTTCGCGGAGGCGATATATCAGAAACTTACGAAGGCAGAGATCTTCTGA
- a CDS encoding Adenine deaminase, producing MDKDLKKLIAAARGDIRADLVLKNARVVNVFTKEIEEGDVAISDGYIAGIGQYQGDKEIDLQGKIVCPGFIDGHIHIESSMISPVEFAKAVVPHGTTAVITDPHEIANVAGTDGISFMIDSSRDLPVDIFFMLPSCVPATPLDESGAILNADALAPFYKEERVLGLAELMNSFGTVNGDDDIIAKIRGAMDNGKTIDGHAPFLLGNKLNAYVAAGVKSDHECSTAEEAIEKLKRGQWIMIRQGTAARNLNALLPLFEDKYCDRCLLVTDDKHPGELISQGHIDHIVREAIKAGKDPLNAIKMASFNAATYFGLKDRGAVAPGYRADLIVVSDLKDLKVEKVFKSGVLTAEDGELRAEIKDADIDKARYDRVFHSFNLKEVTPEDLVIKETGTKKRLIKVVPGEILTDEVIVDSSSPEAEPDKDICKIAVIERHHDTGHIGLGFITGYGLQKGAIASSVAHDSHNLIVVGTNDEDMALAANAVRDNEGGLAVVCDGKVMSTLALPLGGLMCEKDAAYVEGILDEMKKQARELGVAEGIDPFMTLAFTALPVIPKLRIITKGVVDVNTQSYAPVLFD from the coding sequence GTGGATAAGGATCTTAAGAAACTCATAGCTGCTGCACGTGGTGATATCAGGGCTGATCTTGTGCTCAAGAATGCACGTGTAGTCAATGTCTTTACCAAAGAGATCGAAGAAGGCGATGTCGCGATAAGTGACGGCTATATCGCCGGAATAGGACAATATCAGGGCGATAAGGAGATCGACCTTCAGGGAAAGATAGTATGCCCCGGATTTATCGACGGACATATCCATATCGAGAGCTCCATGATATCCCCCGTAGAGTTCGCGAAAGCGGTCGTTCCCCACGGTACGACTGCGGTGATCACCGATCCTCACGAGATAGCCAATGTTGCAGGTACGGACGGCATATCCTTTATGATCGACAGCAGCCGTGACCTGCCCGTAGATATATTCTTTATGCTCCCGTCATGCGTTCCTGCGACTCCGCTCGATGAATCTGGTGCGATCCTCAATGCGGATGCACTGGCGCCTTTCTACAAAGAGGAAAGAGTACTGGGTCTTGCAGAGCTCATGAACTCTTTCGGAACTGTTAACGGTGATGATGATATCATCGCCAAGATCCGCGGCGCGATGGATAACGGCAAGACGATAGACGGTCATGCTCCGTTCCTTCTCGGTAATAAGCTCAATGCTTATGTAGCGGCAGGCGTAAAGTCCGACCATGAGTGTTCTACTGCAGAAGAAGCCATAGAGAAATTAAAGCGCGGTCAGTGGATCATGATCCGTCAGGGAACGGCAGCGAGGAACCTCAATGCGCTGCTTCCGCTCTTTGAAGATAAGTATTGCGACAGATGTCTGCTCGTAACAGACGATAAGCACCCGGGAGAGCTCATATCTCAGGGCCATATCGACCACATAGTAAGAGAAGCGATAAAGGCAGGGAAGGACCCTCTTAATGCGATAAAGATGGCTAGCTTTAATGCTGCAACCTATTTCGGACTTAAGGATCGCGGTGCGGTTGCGCCGGGATACAGGGCTGACCTGATAGTCGTATCGGATCTTAAGGACCTCAAGGTCGAGAAAGTATTTAAGTCAGGTGTTCTCACAGCAGAAGACGGAGAGCTTCGAGCGGAGATAAAGGATGCTGATATCGATAAGGCAAGATATGACCGCGTGTTCCACAGCTTTAACCTCAAGGAAGTAACTCCCGAGGATCTTGTCATCAAAGAGACAGGCACTAAGAAGCGCCTCATAAAGGTTGTCCCCGGTGAGATATTGACCGACGAAGTAATAGTTGATTCGTCGTCTCCCGAAGCTGAACCTGATAAGGATATCTGCAAGATCGCAGTCATAGAAAGACATCACGACACGGGTCATATCGGACTCGGATTCATAACGGGATACGGACTTCAAAAAGGTGCGATAGCATCGAGCGTCGCACATGATTCGCATAACCTTATCGTAGTCGGAACAAATGATGAAGATATGGCGCTGGCGGCTAATGCGGTACGCGATAACGAAGGCGGCCTGGCAGTAGTCTGTGACGGCAAGGTCATGTCTACGCTCGCTCTTCCTCTCGGAGGTCTCATGTGCGAGAAAGATGCCGCTTATGTCGAGGGCATTCTTGACGAGATGAAGAAGCAGGCACGTGAGCTCGGAGTAGCAGAAGGTATTGATCCTTTCATGACTCTTGCTTTCACTGCGCTGCCCGTTATACCGAAACTTCGCATAATAACAAAGGGCGTAGTGGATGTTAACACCCAGAGCTACGCCCCTGTATTATTCGATTAA
- a CDS encoding ABC-type glycerol-3-phosphate transport system, substrate-binding protein produces MRNSQKMVACFVAFTVTASSIAVSGCGKKPKGTNEVISADSIWYNMEKHEFALDYDVTEYQYISDSALGKVGDNYAIETSGDLIYPDDADWDNLNYSDYYVNFIDIFDEQGNLVNSIDLVDAVRDSGVIEDFKAYRQEDDEDEQEPEDQEEAGEESSDEDVETSSETDTTDEDPDFTFGMAKIAGDNIAVDVSFFDISGYRTVNYTVTVDPITGASSFEMVENDYDDGYSEGTYNVGGYQVEPIWISDAMSSYYLIKVSDDNGLVNSINLSEKIPYEAINYIDNIFSLDEDTILVMYNSFGTLGHDKYLTVNVNTGEVTLDEAGEYTWINNCHPYNCEYFDGIGNVILNDEGIQILDFDNKTLSEVFSFDYCNVNRYDISNMQLVDYTEDKITFIGTLYRGANLSLTELSVPQLIVLTKADSNPNAGKTVLAAASLSEIDYATSEAVCIFNENSTDYFIRFVDEYKTDKFVKAVDFNDPEASQTAYDEAAAELSDQLTIDLMAGDGPDIIFGASSLSQLNNENYLLDLSDMTNTDGLFTNVIESAKTGDKLYQLPLTFGVTGLAVLNDNLEAGQTGFTFDQYGDFVSGPCNGRDPLAMDKTEFFILCMEAMSEQFFTEDGKVSYDNEAFRSLAEYTSENVIPPVDTGVEDYYGFSDTSSEMAEVGATRFELSYFDAFVQLLGKYANESTIVGLPSVDGRGPMLSVSNSVAISSQSAEADACRSFIETLLSSQIQEYYGINGDVCPISKAAFETSAHNTVDCYNDMIRLQARFMSEASLAMMGIDTTEIDYSVIDSYEAMIDSCSSVSATDPAVTAIIREEMPAYFSGQKTLDEVIPIMEERVQTFLDERG; encoded by the coding sequence ATGAGAAACTCACAAAAGATGGTCGCCTGTTTTGTAGCTTTTACCGTGACTGCGAGTTCGATCGCGGTCTCAGGATGCGGGAAGAAGCCTAAAGGAACTAACGAAGTGATATCCGCTGATTCCATTTGGTATAACATGGAAAAGCATGAGTTCGCGCTTGATTATGACGTGACTGAATATCAATACATCTCTGATTCCGCACTCGGAAAGGTAGGCGATAATTACGCTATTGAGACTTCCGGTGACTTGATCTATCCCGATGATGCCGACTGGGACAATCTGAACTACAGCGACTATTATGTTAATTTCATCGATATCTTTGACGAGCAGGGGAACCTTGTTAATTCTATCGATCTTGTAGATGCCGTCAGGGATTCAGGTGTGATCGAAGACTTTAAAGCATACCGGCAAGAAGATGATGAGGACGAACAGGAGCCTGAGGATCAGGAAGAAGCCGGTGAGGAGTCTTCGGATGAAGATGTCGAAACTTCATCTGAGACGGATACGACCGATGAGGATCCTGATTTCACTTTCGGAATGGCAAAGATCGCAGGTGATAATATCGCAGTTGATGTATCTTTCTTTGATATTTCCGGATACAGAACGGTCAACTATACGGTTACCGTAGATCCTATTACCGGAGCATCTTCTTTTGAGATGGTAGAAAACGATTATGACGACGGGTATAGCGAAGGTACGTATAATGTCGGAGGTTATCAGGTGGAACCGATATGGATCTCCGATGCGATGAGCAGCTACTATCTTATTAAAGTGAGTGATGACAACGGTCTTGTTAATTCCATAAATCTTTCCGAAAAGATCCCTTATGAAGCGATCAATTATATCGATAATATCTTCAGCCTCGATGAGGATACGATCCTTGTAATGTATAACAGTTTCGGGACCTTAGGTCATGACAAATATCTTACGGTCAATGTCAATACAGGTGAAGTCACGTTGGATGAAGCAGGGGAATACACTTGGATCAATAACTGCCACCCGTATAATTGCGAATACTTTGACGGTATCGGTAACGTGATCCTTAACGATGAAGGAATTCAGATCCTTGACTTCGATAATAAGACTCTTTCCGAAGTATTCAGCTTTGATTACTGTAATGTGAACAGATATGATATCTCAAACATGCAGCTCGTAGATTACACGGAGGACAAGATAACATTTATCGGTACGTTGTACAGAGGTGCGAATCTCTCGCTGACCGAGCTTAGTGTCCCTCAGCTCATTGTCCTTACCAAGGCTGATTCCAATCCCAATGCGGGGAAGACGGTACTTGCCGCCGCATCGCTTTCGGAAATTGATTATGCTACGAGTGAAGCCGTATGTATCTTTAATGAGAACAGTACGGATTATTTCATCAGATTTGTAGATGAGTATAAGACAGATAAGTTTGTAAAAGCTGTTGATTTTAATGACCCCGAAGCATCACAGACGGCTTATGATGAAGCCGCAGCAGAGCTCAGTGATCAGTTGACCATAGATCTCATGGCGGGGGATGGTCCCGATATTATCTTCGGCGCGTCATCTTTGTCGCAGCTCAATAATGAGAATTACCTTCTGGATCTTTCGGACATGACAAATACGGACGGACTCTTTACTAATGTTATCGAATCCGCAAAGACGGGGGATAAGCTCTATCAGCTTCCTCTTACGTTCGGTGTAACGGGACTTGCTGTCCTTAACGATAACCTCGAAGCCGGTCAGACGGGATTTACGTTCGATCAGTATGGCGATTTTGTCAGCGGCCCGTGTAACGGTCGAGATCCTCTTGCTATGGATAAGACTGAGTTCTTCATCTTATGTATGGAGGCTATGAGCGAACAGTTCTTTACCGAAGACGGCAAGGTAAGCTACGACAACGAGGCATTCAGGTCCTTGGCTGAATATACAAGTGAAAACGTAATACCTCCGGTCGATACCGGTGTTGAAGACTATTACGGATTTTCCGATACGAGCAGTGAGATGGCCGAAGTAGGAGCAACGCGATTTGAACTCAGCTACTTTGATGCATTTGTCCAGCTCCTCGGAAAATATGCAAATGAATCAACTATAGTAGGTCTTCCTTCCGTTGACGGAAGAGGTCCTATGCTCTCAGTAAGTAATTCTGTCGCTATCTCTTCGCAGAGCGCCGAAGCGGATGCCTGCCGGAGCTTCATTGAGACTTTGTTGTCTTCACAGATTCAGGAGTACTACGGAATAAACGGCGATGTATGTCCTATAAGTAAAGCGGCATTCGAGACGTCTGCACATAACACTGTTGACTGCTATAACGATATGATTCGTCTGCAGGCAAGATTCATGTCAGAAGCTTCTCTTGCTATGATGGGGATCGATACTACTGAGATCGACTACTCTGTGATCGATAGCTACGAGGCGAT
- a CDS encoding Alkylhydroperoxidase family enzyme, contains CxxC motif, whose translation MARIKLVEQNEATGEEKVRYDELAGRNAVTNMKKGLLNDAATYDAYMAWYTSWNRLVEVIGEKDAVLYAHAISTTNSCKLCSLFFISDVKGLGLDPANLQYDEKETLLAKLGESIVKDPTSVSDELFADLKKFFNDQELVVIVGFAGQMIATNNFNSVFRIDVDKRLLPIIDEFKPATWRQNIK comes from the coding sequence ATGGCTAGGATCAAGTTAGTAGAACAGAATGAGGCAACAGGCGAGGAGAAGGTAAGATACGACGAACTCGCAGGCAGAAACGCAGTAACGAACATGAAGAAGGGTCTTCTTAACGATGCTGCTACATACGATGCATACATGGCATGGTACACATCATGGAACAGACTCGTAGAGGTTATCGGTGAGAAGGACGCAGTCCTTTATGCACACGCTATCTCAACAACTAATTCCTGCAAGCTCTGCTCGCTCTTCTTCATAAGTGACGTTAAGGGTTTGGGACTTGATCCGGCTAACCTTCAGTACGATGAGAAGGAGACACTTCTTGCAAAGCTCGGCGAGTCCATCGTAAAGGATCCCACATCCGTATCAGATGAGCTCTTCGCAGACCTTAAGAAGTTCTTCAACGATCAGGAGCTCGTAGTGATCGTAGGCTTTGCAGGTCAGATGATCGCAACAAATAACTTTAACTCAGTATTCCGGATCGATGTAGACAAGCGCTTGCTCCCCATTATTGATGAGTTCAAGCCTGCTACATGGAGACAGAACATCAAGTAA